One Terriglobales bacterium genomic window carries:
- a CDS encoding carbon starvation CstA family protein gives MKSIVRVLVWTCVAAIGTLSLATIAIHRGEPINAMWLVLAALCTYALGYRFYSKFVAAKVLALDPRRATPAERLENGRDFVPTNKWVVFGHHFAAIAGPGPLVGPVLAAQFGYLPGTIWILVGAVLGGCVQDFVVLLFSVRRDGKSLCQMAKEEIGKLGGFVAFVAVIAILIILLGLIALVVVNALKDSPWGVFTIAMTIPIALLMGVYLKYLRPGKVLETSLLGFVLVMLSVIGGQWVSRSLGIAGYFTLSASVLAVLIIIYGFAASVLPVWLLLAPRDYLSTFVKLGTILILAAGIIAVRPILHMPSLTRFIDGTGPIFAGSIFPFAFITIACGAISGFHSLISSGTTPKMITHETETRMVGYGAMLAESFVAIMATIAACTMMPGQYFAINSPAGIVGKTPEIATSTITSWGFPISAAEMASLAKAVGEQNLFNRTGGAPAFAVGMAHIFANSLGGEALTAIWYHFAIMFEALFILTVLDAGTRVARFMLQEALGHLWEPLGRTSWYPSILTSSALIVGAWGYFLWQGVHDPVGGINSLWPLFGIANQLLAIVAFCVATTIIIKMNKARFAFVTIVPLCWLVAVTFTASYQKMFSSNPRIGFLTHVQTLVQQLNSTPAPAAAQAHQLAQLIFNDRFDALVNGILVLLVALIVASSAWEWLRVLSGRTAAEVKEAPFVPTRLGPSPELAQEAVS, from the coding sequence ATGAAATCAATCGTGCGTGTGCTCGTCTGGACATGTGTAGCTGCCATTGGAACACTTTCCCTGGCCACTATCGCCATACATCGTGGTGAGCCTATCAATGCCATGTGGCTGGTGTTGGCTGCTTTGTGCACCTACGCTCTGGGCTACAGGTTCTACAGCAAATTTGTTGCGGCGAAAGTTTTGGCACTCGATCCCCGGCGCGCCACTCCGGCTGAGCGATTGGAAAACGGCCGCGATTTTGTGCCGACCAACAAATGGGTTGTCTTTGGGCACCACTTTGCCGCCATCGCCGGTCCCGGACCTCTCGTTGGCCCAGTGCTGGCCGCCCAATTCGGTTACTTACCCGGAACGATTTGGATTTTAGTAGGAGCGGTCCTGGGCGGATGTGTTCAGGACTTCGTGGTTCTCCTGTTTTCCGTGCGCCGCGATGGAAAGTCGCTCTGCCAGATGGCGAAAGAGGAGATAGGCAAACTCGGAGGCTTTGTTGCCTTCGTCGCCGTGATCGCCATCCTTATTATTCTTCTGGGGCTCATCGCGCTCGTCGTGGTCAATGCGCTGAAAGATAGTCCTTGGGGAGTATTCACCATAGCCATGACCATTCCCATTGCGCTTCTGATGGGTGTTTATTTGAAGTATCTACGTCCCGGCAAGGTCCTGGAGACCTCACTGCTGGGTTTTGTGCTGGTGATGTTGTCTGTCATCGGTGGGCAATGGGTTTCGCGCTCGCTCGGAATCGCGGGCTACTTCACGCTAAGTGCATCCGTGCTGGCTGTTCTCATTATTATTTATGGCTTTGCCGCTTCGGTTCTTCCCGTGTGGCTTCTGCTTGCCCCCCGCGACTATCTGAGCACTTTCGTAAAGCTGGGAACAATTCTCATTCTGGCAGCGGGCATTATTGCCGTTCGGCCAATCCTGCACATGCCCTCCCTCACTCGTTTTATTGACGGCACCGGCCCGATCTTCGCCGGCAGTATTTTCCCCTTTGCCTTCATTACCATTGCCTGCGGCGCCATCAGCGGCTTTCACTCTTTGATCTCCAGCGGTACCACTCCCAAGATGATCACGCACGAGACAGAAACCCGCATGGTTGGTTATGGAGCCATGTTGGCAGAATCTTTTGTAGCCATTATGGCCACGATTGCCGCCTGTACGATGATGCCCGGCCAGTATTTCGCCATTAACAGCCCTGCGGGAATCGTGGGTAAGACTCCTGAAATTGCCACCAGCACAATTACCTCGTGGGGTTTTCCCATTTCAGCGGCAGAGATGGCTTCGTTGGCCAAAGCCGTCGGCGAGCAAAACCTTTTCAACCGTACTGGGGGAGCACCGGCCTTTGCCGTGGGCATGGCGCACATCTTCGCCAACAGTCTCGGCGGGGAGGCGCTTACGGCCATCTGGTATCACTTTGCCATCATGTTCGAGGCGCTGTTTATTCTCACCGTTCTCGATGCGGGCACGCGCGTTGCCCGCTTCATGTTGCAGGAAGCCCTGGGTCATCTGTGGGAGCCGCTGGGGCGAACCAGTTGGTATCCCAGCATTCTGACCAGCAGCGCCCTCATTGTCGGCGCCTGGGGATACTTCCTCTGGCAAGGAGTGCACGACCCCGTCGGGGGAATCAATTCGCTCTGGCCGCTCTTTGGCATTGCCAACCAGCTTCTCGCTATTGTTGCCTTTTGCGTGGCAACTACGATCATCATCAAAATGAACAAGGCGCGTTTTGCTTTTGTTACTATCGTTCCTCTGTGTTGGCTAGTGGCGGTTACCTTTACGGCTTCCTACCAGAAGATGTTTAGCTCCAATCCTCGCATTGGTTTTCTCACGCATGTGCAAACGCTGGTGCAGCAGTTAAACAGCACGCCGGCTCCAGCGGCAGCGCAGGCCCATCAGCTTGCACAGTTGATCTTCAACGATCGTTTCGATGCGCTGGTGAACGGAATTCTGGTTCTTCTGGTCGCGCTGATCGTGGCCAGCTCCGCCTGGGAGTGGCTGCGCGTGCTCTCCGGGCGCACCGCCGCCGAGGTGAAAGAAGCACCCTTCGTGCCCACAAGGTTGGGACCATCGCCGGAATTGGCGCAGGAGGCAGTATCATGA
- a CDS encoding c-type cytochrome produces MRSTLFFILCVSVLTFAQQPCSKEPAQAEQGKAVTPGQKIFEENCMRCHAADGSSNTFIGHKWKIPDLRSDAVQKLSPEQRIEIITEGKDRMPAHKNKLTADEIRQVESYVRELGKKPSTPAQ; encoded by the coding sequence ATGAGAAGTACATTATTTTTTATTTTATGCGTGAGCGTACTGACCTTTGCCCAGCAACCATGCAGCAAAGAACCGGCACAAGCGGAGCAAGGCAAAGCCGTGACGCCAGGCCAGAAGATCTTTGAAGAAAATTGTATGCGTTGCCATGCAGCCGATGGCTCCAGCAATACCTTTATTGGCCACAAATGGAAAATCCCCGATTTGCGTTCCGATGCTGTGCAGAAGCTCAGCCCCGAGCAACGCATCGAGATCATTACCGAGGGAAAAGACAGGATGCCTGCCCATAAAAACAAGCTCACGGCTGACGAGATACGCCAGGTGGAAAGCTATGTGCGCGAACTGGGGAAGAAACCGTCAACTCCGGCGCAATAA
- the pstB gene encoding phosphate ABC transporter ATP-binding protein PstB, whose product MGVGIQVNQLNAWFGNTHAVRDIQMDIPANHATAIIGPSGCGKSTFVRCLNRMHETIPNTRVQGTVKIGDTHVYGNGTSAVEIRRRVGMVFQKPNPFPTMSVYDNVAAGLKLNGYRNRRELDEIVERSLRQAALWDEVKDSLKKKSGASLSGGQQQRLCIARALAVEPEVMLMDEPASALDPISTSKIEDLIFELKQNYTIVIVTHNMQQAARVAEFTAFFLTGNLIEFDKTEKIFTNPSDKRTEDYITGRFG is encoded by the coding sequence ATGGGTGTAGGGATCCAAGTTAATCAGCTTAACGCCTGGTTCGGCAACACGCATGCGGTTCGTGACATCCAGATGGATATTCCTGCCAACCATGCGACGGCCATTATTGGACCCTCCGGCTGCGGGAAATCAACCTTCGTGCGCTGCCTTAACCGCATGCACGAAACCATTCCCAATACCCGTGTGCAGGGCACAGTCAAAATCGGCGATACGCATGTCTATGGCAACGGCACCTCTGCCGTGGAGATTCGCCGCCGTGTGGGCATGGTGTTTCAGAAACCTAATCCCTTTCCCACAATGTCGGTGTACGATAATGTTGCGGCTGGCTTAAAACTGAATGGATACCGCAACCGTCGCGAACTCGATGAGATTGTGGAGCGTTCACTGCGTCAGGCCGCGCTTTGGGATGAGGTCAAAGACTCTCTGAAGAAGAAGTCGGGGGCGAGCCTCTCCGGAGGCCAGCAGCAGCGGCTCTGCATCGCCCGCGCCCTGGCGGTGGAGCCCGAGGTCATGCTGATGGATGAGCCCGCCTCTGCGCTGGACCCCATCTCGACCTCCAAGATTGAAGATTTGATTTTTGAACTCAAACAGAACTACACCATCGTGATTGTGACGCATAATATGCAACAGGCAGCGCGTGTGGCCGAGTTTACCGCGTTCTTTCTGACCGGCAACCTGATTGAGTTCGATAAGACGGAAAAAATCTTTACCAATCCGAGCGACAAGCGTACGGAAGACTATATTACTGGCAGGTTTGGATGA
- the pstC gene encoding phosphate ABC transporter permease subunit PstC: MMLKQMNGPLLKTKFQPASEVSSPEDQAAAVSRRKTALTSSRFADAAFRYLMLGCALSVLAIVVLIVRELVLSSALSRNAFGLKFFFRQAWDPVNGDFGALPFIYGTLVSALLALFLAVPLSVGVATFTTELCPRKLRSLLSYMVELLAAIPSVIYGLWGIFVLVPILRLYVEPFLAKYFGWTGLFGGPQFGLGMLGAGVILAIMIIPVITSITREVMSAVPTQQREGVLALGSTRWEMIRVGVLRNARTGILGAIILGLGRALGETMAVTMLIGNRPEIAKSLFAPGYTLASVIANEFSEAADDLHRSALVEIGLALFLITLLVNIVAQLMVWSITRGSAARATA, encoded by the coding sequence ATGATGCTTAAACAAATGAATGGGCCCTTGTTGAAGACCAAGTTTCAACCAGCCTCGGAAGTGTCTTCACCGGAGGACCAGGCAGCAGCGGTCTCGCGGCGAAAAACTGCGCTTACGTCTTCGCGTTTCGCCGATGCTGCTTTCCGATACCTGATGTTGGGTTGCGCCCTCTCCGTTTTGGCGATTGTTGTCCTGATCGTGCGCGAATTGGTTCTAAGCTCTGCGCTCTCCCGTAACGCCTTCGGCCTTAAATTTTTTTTCAGGCAGGCTTGGGACCCGGTGAATGGAGATTTTGGCGCTTTGCCATTTATTTACGGCACGCTGGTGTCAGCGTTGCTGGCGCTGTTTCTGGCAGTGCCTCTTTCGGTCGGAGTCGCCACTTTTACCACGGAGCTTTGTCCCCGAAAGTTGCGCAGCCTGCTCTCCTACATGGTTGAGCTGCTGGCCGCGATACCTAGCGTGATTTACGGTTTGTGGGGCATCTTCGTACTGGTTCCCATTTTGCGTCTGTATGTAGAGCCTTTTTTGGCAAAATATTTCGGCTGGACTGGATTGTTTGGTGGCCCGCAATTCGGCCTTGGCATGCTGGGGGCGGGTGTGATTCTGGCAATCATGATTATCCCTGTAATTACATCGATCACCCGCGAGGTCATGAGCGCGGTTCCCACGCAGCAACGTGAAGGAGTGCTGGCGCTGGGATCCACCCGCTGGGAGATGATTCGCGTCGGGGTGTTGCGCAACGCCCGCACAGGTATTCTAGGTGCCATTATTCTGGGCTTGGGACGTGCTTTGGGTGAGACCATGGCCGTGACTATGCTCATTGGCAACCGTCCGGAGATCGCCAAGTCGCTCTTTGCCCCCGGTTATACGCTGGCCAGCGTGATTGCCAATGAATTCAGTGAAGCCGCTGACGATCTTCATCGGAGTGCTCTGGTGGAGATTGGGTTGGCGCTGTTCTTGATTACCCTGTTGGTCAATATTGTGGCCCAATTGATGGTCTGGAGCATCACCCGCGGAAGTGCTGCGAGAGCAACCGCATGA
- a CDS encoding Ig-like domain-containing protein → MKVSVSLRTLCVFLRLGLLALAFICLFYAPASAQTCGANCTVVYAGDDADDLCYTRDHTTCPGGNFSLTISFGQTVDFFQPVGVASFDAHTATSGTCGVNPPHTCTPDGNFRAPGSGNMVNGTDYPVAFNGGALGIGSHPFFCTPHGFSMTTGTITVIADATSTSVVRSSGPNPSIVGQSVQFKATVSNTIIPGTIPTGGVTFEDFGVPISSNLPLDGAGSATFTTTSLASGTRSITAVYTPDVTTFSGSNSNASPLSQLVEDFSITISNPAGAASPGGNYDYTGTLSAIDSYPNSVNITCQGSTPGTCALLTPANPVPMGSGFTVRASNPSAAPIFSFNIQGIGTSTPTVTHAFPVTLNVGSFNLGTPNPSTVTAVQGNPSNTTAFQVSALGGFSGEVDMSCPAPPPGVTCIFSNGSATQALFLGVGQTINDTLTLNTSSSLAAGPYTVTMQAAPLSGTSQTQDVSLTESSATQANTFIYFGDTPDGQTQHNVNPPHTLLLDSPLNFNVSAYNEDVANANGVTLVLVFTEPFKSASATPGGTCTNTSSVEITCDLGIITPSAPWIKTVSFSIVPFPGRSLDFAAILSESNKNATAKPTHLSWTTFYRYRPMMRPGQKPGNTNPK, encoded by the coding sequence ATGAAGGTATCTGTCTCCCTGAGGACTTTGTGCGTATTTCTCCGTCTCGGCCTTTTGGCTCTGGCTTTCATCTGCCTGTTTTATGCTCCTGCCTCTGCTCAAACTTGCGGCGCGAACTGCACCGTTGTCTACGCAGGAGATGACGCAGATGACCTTTGCTACACAAGAGATCATACTACCTGCCCAGGCGGTAATTTTTCTTTGACCATTAGCTTCGGTCAGACGGTAGACTTCTTCCAGCCAGTTGGAGTAGCCAGCTTTGATGCTCACACCGCAACATCGGGGACCTGTGGTGTCAACCCGCCTCACACCTGCACTCCTGACGGAAATTTTAGAGCTCCTGGCAGCGGCAACATGGTAAATGGGACTGATTATCCGGTGGCTTTCAATGGCGGGGCATTGGGGATAGGGAGCCATCCCTTTTTTTGCACACCCCACGGTTTTTCGATGACTACCGGAACAATCACTGTGATTGCGGATGCCACCTCTACAAGCGTTGTTCGCAGCAGCGGCCCCAATCCTTCGATTGTTGGGCAGTCAGTTCAGTTCAAAGCGACAGTCAGCAATACCATCATTCCAGGAACAATTCCGACGGGCGGGGTCACATTTGAAGATTTTGGTGTTCCCATCAGTTCCAACTTGCCTCTGGATGGCGCCGGCTCAGCGACCTTTACGACCACTTCACTTGCTTCCGGGACCCGCAGCATCACCGCGGTCTATACCCCGGATGTAACTACTTTTTCCGGCAGCAATTCTAACGCTTCTCCTCTTTCTCAGCTCGTTGAAGATTTTTCGATCACGATCAGCAATCCTGCCGGCGCGGCGTCCCCTGGAGGGAATTATGACTACACCGGTACGTTGTCTGCCATAGACAGTTATCCCAATTCTGTGAACATTACCTGCCAGGGCTCAACCCCAGGTACGTGTGCGCTCTTGACGCCTGCTAATCCAGTTCCTATGGGCAGTGGATTTACCGTGCGCGCCAGCAATCCATCCGCTGCTCCGATCTTTAGTTTTAACATTCAGGGCATTGGCACTTCCACTCCTACCGTTACTCATGCATTTCCGGTTACGCTGAATGTGGGCAGCTTTAATTTAGGGACGCCAAACCCGAGTACGGTAACTGCCGTCCAGGGAAACCCCAGCAACACAACCGCATTTCAAGTCAGTGCGCTGGGTGGTTTTTCGGGTGAGGTGGATATGAGCTGTCCTGCGCCTCCGCCAGGAGTGACGTGCATATTTTCCAACGGCTCTGCCACGCAAGCCTTGTTTTTAGGAGTCGGACAGACAATCAATGACACGCTGACTTTAAATACAAGTTCTTCGCTCGCCGCCGGACCCTACACAGTTACCATGCAAGCTGCACCGCTTTCAGGTACTAGCCAAACTCAGGACGTGTCTCTCACTGAGAGCAGCGCAACCCAAGCAAACACATTCATCTATTTTGGCGACACCCCCGATGGCCAGACCCAGCACAACGTAAATCCTCCCCATACGCTGCTGCTTGATTCTCCTCTCAACTTTAACGTGAGTGCATACAATGAGGACGTAGCGAACGCAAATGGTGTAACGCTTGTTCTGGTGTTCACTGAACCGTTTAAGAGTGCATCCGCAACTCCTGGCGGAACTTGCACAAATACCAGCTCTGTCGAAATCACCTGTGATTTAGGAATAATCACGCCAAGCGCTCCTTGGATTAAGACCGTTTCCTTTAGCATTGTTCCGTTCCCAGGCAGGAGCCTTGACTTCGCGGCAATCTTATCGGAATCGAATAAAAATGCGACAGCAAAACCCACTCATCTATCTTGGACGACATTTTATAGATACCGTCCCATGATGCGGCCCGGACAAAAACCTGGAAACACGAATCCTAAGTAA
- the ruvC gene encoding crossover junction endodeoxyribonuclease RuvC, which yields MKVLGIDCGSEITGFGVVEQHADGRLICIAAGAIRLPARAPLPAKLAKVFQELSEIIARHQPQTVAIEDVFYAANVKSALKLGHVRGVAMLAASSAHLEVAEYAPLAIKSSVVGYGRAEKSQIQVMVADLLHLKALPEPPDVADALAIAICHLHTAATLQRQHAGFKHS from the coding sequence GTGAAGGTTTTAGGGATTGATTGTGGCAGTGAAATCACCGGCTTCGGCGTGGTGGAGCAGCATGCTGACGGCAGGCTGATCTGCATTGCTGCCGGGGCCATACGCCTTCCCGCGCGCGCTCCGCTTCCTGCCAAGCTGGCTAAAGTTTTTCAGGAACTCAGCGAAATCATCGCCCGGCACCAACCGCAGACGGTTGCCATTGAGGATGTCTTCTACGCAGCCAACGTCAAATCCGCGCTCAAGCTGGGACACGTTCGCGGCGTCGCCATGCTGGCTGCGTCGAGCGCCCATCTGGAAGTTGCCGAATACGCGCCGCTGGCCATTAAATCTTCGGTTGTCGGTTATGGCCGCGCAGAAAAATCACAGATCCAGGTCATGGTTGCGGATCTGCTGCATCTGAAGGCCCTGCCCGAACCACCCGACGTAGCTGACGCGCTTGCTATTGCAATCTGCCATTTGCATACCGCCGCAACTTTGCAGCGGCAACATGCCGGTTTCAAGCACTCATAG
- a CDS encoding DmsE family decaheme c-type cytochrome has translation MTSTRPLIWRKIALLLSLVCVFGSKHICAQTQPPASAKLPPGYMGSESCKDCHAEIYKNFATTPHWKIAFDKRDATTAVGQCESCHGPGREHVQSGGDPAKISSFKGLSTEKITTTCLNCHQYGEEHSNFLRSAHKSSDVNCLDCHSPHHYKESQFLLVKAQPQLCYGCHAEVKPDFAKTFHHRVDEKLIKCTDCHNQHGGFANSQLRTAANQDAVCLKCHVEKAGPFVFEHAPQVTEGCTSCHAPHGSANARLLKRSNVNLLCLECHTVTFGSSVHDTPGYHDQAAQFQACTLCHVNIHGSNFNQFFFK, from the coding sequence ATGACCAGCACCCGGCCCTTGATCTGGCGCAAGATTGCACTCCTGTTGAGCCTGGTTTGCGTTTTTGGGAGCAAACATATTTGCGCCCAGACGCAGCCGCCTGCGTCGGCCAAACTGCCGCCGGGATACATGGGTTCTGAAAGCTGTAAGGATTGCCACGCGGAAATCTACAAGAACTTTGCCACCACGCCCCATTGGAAAATTGCATTCGACAAGCGCGATGCCACCACGGCAGTAGGGCAGTGCGAATCCTGCCACGGCCCGGGCAGGGAGCATGTGCAGTCAGGCGGAGACCCTGCAAAAATCTCTTCCTTTAAAGGCCTTTCCACAGAGAAGATTACAACCACCTGTCTTAACTGCCATCAGTATGGAGAAGAGCACAGCAACTTCCTGCGCTCAGCGCACAAGAGCAGCGATGTGAACTGCCTTGACTGTCACTCTCCGCATCATTACAAGGAGTCGCAGTTCCTGCTGGTCAAAGCGCAGCCGCAGTTATGCTACGGATGCCATGCCGAAGTTAAGCCTGACTTCGCCAAGACCTTTCATCACCGGGTGGATGAAAAGCTGATCAAGTGCACCGACTGCCACAATCAGCATGGTGGGTTCGCAAATTCGCAGTTGCGCACGGCCGCCAATCAGGATGCGGTTTGCCTGAAGTGTCACGTGGAAAAGGCCGGCCCGTTCGTCTTTGAACACGCTCCCCAGGTCACAGAAGGATGCACCTCGTGCCACGCGCCGCACGGCTCAGCGAATGCGCGTTTGCTCAAACGCAGCAATGTCAACTTGCTTTGCCTGGAGTGTCACACGGTTACGTTCGGATCAAGCGTGCACGACACGCCCGGTTACCACGATCAGGCGGCGCAGTTTCAAGCTTGCACGCTGTGCCATGTAAATATTCACGGCTCCAACTTCAACCAGTTCTTCTTCAAATGA
- a CDS encoding cytochrome c oxidase assembly factor Coa1 family protein: MSAMPPLPPGSIPPPYSPAQKSGWFSRNWKWLIPTLFIVIFVLPLSLCGGLVYFVMASLKNSDVARESLARAQANPALIEKLGTPIQMGAWVGGSVNSTSADGNAELVMPLMGPKGSGVLAVTARKTAGEWHYLVMTVTIQGGGNVNLLKEAEQRQRDCPQPPDSSESGPSSN; the protein is encoded by the coding sequence ATGTCGGCTATGCCTCCTCTTCCGCCCGGATCAATTCCGCCGCCCTATTCACCTGCGCAGAAGTCTGGTTGGTTTTCACGGAACTGGAAGTGGCTTATCCCAACTTTGTTCATTGTCATTTTCGTGCTTCCGCTCTCCCTGTGCGGCGGACTCGTTTACTTTGTGATGGCGTCACTGAAGAATTCCGATGTGGCGCGCGAATCGCTGGCTCGGGCTCAGGCGAATCCAGCGCTGATTGAAAAATTAGGGACCCCGATCCAAATGGGAGCGTGGGTTGGTGGCAGCGTCAACTCAACCTCTGCAGATGGGAACGCCGAGCTGGTTATGCCTCTCATGGGTCCTAAAGGGAGCGGGGTTCTGGCTGTCACTGCCCGAAAAACGGCCGGCGAGTGGCATTACCTCGTGATGACGGTGACAATTCAAGGAGGCGGGAACGTCAATCTTTTGAAGGAAGCTGAACAGAGACAGCGAGATTGCCCGCAGCCGCCTGACTCATCTGAGTCAGGGCCAAGCTCAAACTAA
- the phoU gene encoding phosphate signaling complex protein PhoU, which translates to MTRTKFHQGLDELKQKLLTMGGMAEQAVQRAVTAYRTRDLKLCQLVLDNEQAINLQEREIDELARDLLAMQQPMAIDLRFILAVIKINADLERVGDQAVNIVQRVMHMNGLPVVDLPADIPHMAAAASAMVGEALEAFIEGNVDLAQKVLATDDEVDRMNRETFVAMEGAMASSPEVLHQALDVLLIARNLERIADHATNIAEDVIFWVQGADVRHRIHSNRS; encoded by the coding sequence ATGACACGAACGAAATTTCATCAAGGACTCGACGAGCTCAAGCAGAAGCTGCTCACCATGGGCGGCATGGCCGAGCAGGCCGTGCAGCGTGCTGTGACCGCGTATCGCACCCGCGATCTCAAGCTTTGCCAGTTGGTGTTGGATAACGAACAAGCCATCAATCTGCAGGAGCGCGAGATTGACGAGTTGGCCCGCGATCTTCTGGCCATGCAGCAGCCCATGGCCATTGACCTGCGCTTTATCCTCGCCGTAATCAAGATTAACGCCGACCTGGAGCGTGTAGGTGATCAGGCGGTGAATATCGTGCAGCGAGTAATGCACATGAACGGTTTGCCGGTAGTGGACCTCCCTGCGGATATCCCCCACATGGCAGCGGCTGCTTCAGCCATGGTCGGCGAAGCCCTGGAGGCCTTCATTGAAGGCAACGTGGATCTGGCGCAAAAAGTCCTGGCCACCGACGATGAAGTGGACCGCATGAATCGCGAAACTTTTGTCGCCATGGAAGGTGCAATGGCAAGCTCGCCCGAGGTCTTGCATCAGGCATTGGATGTGTTGCTCATCGCCCGCAACCTGGAGCGCATTGCCGACCACGCCACCAACATCGCCGAAGATGTTATTTTCTGGGTGCAAGGAGCGGATGTCCGCCATCGCATCCATAGCAACAGGTCCTAA
- the pstA gene encoding phosphate ABC transporter permease PstA, with protein sequence MIQSKYWWRSLQDKVIVGLAAGATFVVLAPLAAIFGYLVYKGVGSLSWNFLTQIPKPTGETGGGMANAIVGSGLILLIASLIGVPMGIGTGIYLAEFGKKRFGNLVRFTADVLNGVPSIVIGIVAYALVVVTQKRFSALAGGVALGIMMVPIISRSTEEMLLMVPQSLREAAWGLGIPQWRTTLSITLRTASSGIITAVMLSFARVAGESAPLMFTAFGNSYWNFNINQATAALPLQIFYYATSPFDDERRQAWAGAFILILLIVVSMSLVRMVASRGVFKGGN encoded by the coding sequence ATGATACAAAGCAAATACTGGTGGCGAAGTCTCCAAGACAAGGTGATCGTCGGGCTTGCCGCCGGAGCGACATTCGTGGTGCTGGCTCCCTTGGCCGCCATTTTCGGATATCTGGTGTATAAAGGCGTCGGCTCGCTGAGTTGGAACTTTCTGACGCAGATCCCCAAGCCGACCGGCGAGACCGGCGGCGGTATGGCCAACGCGATTGTGGGCTCGGGATTGATTCTGCTCATCGCCAGCCTGATTGGCGTTCCCATGGGAATCGGGACCGGTATCTATCTGGCGGAATTCGGGAAAAAGCGCTTCGGTAATCTGGTTCGCTTTACCGCCGATGTGCTTAACGGCGTGCCTTCCATCGTGATCGGGATCGTTGCCTACGCTCTTGTGGTAGTAACCCAGAAGCGTTTCTCGGCCTTGGCCGGTGGAGTGGCCCTAGGCATCATGATGGTGCCTATCATTTCCCGCTCGACAGAGGAGATGCTGCTGATGGTTCCGCAGTCCTTACGCGAGGCCGCCTGGGGATTGGGAATTCCGCAGTGGCGTACTACACTTTCAATCACTCTGCGCACCGCCAGTTCTGGGATCATTACTGCGGTGATGCTGTCCTTTGCCCGCGTAGCAGGAGAAAGTGCCCCGCTGATGTTCACTGCTTTCGGCAACTCATACTGGAACTTCAACATCAACCAGGCGACGGCCGCCCTGCCTTTGCAGATCTTTTACTATGCCACCTCGCCCTTTGACGACGAGCGTCGGCAGGCTTGGGCTGGCGCGTTCATTTTGATCCTCTTAATCGTGGTTTCCATGTCATTGGTTAGAATGGTCGCATCCCGGGGCGTCTTTAAGGGGGGCAATTAG